From Alloacidobacterium dinghuense:
GCGTTACGTCGAGCAACAGCAGGTCCTTCACTTCACCCGAGAGCACGCCAGCCTGCACCGCAGCGCCGATCGCGACGACTTCATCAGGATTCACGCCCTTGTGCGGTTCCTTGCCGAAAAGCTCCTTCACCAGTTGCTGAATGCGCGGCATGCGCGTCTGTCCACCAACGAGAACTACCTCGTCGATCTTGCTTGCATCCACGCCGGCATCCGCCATCGCCTTCTTGCAAGGTTCCAGCGAGCGCTGAATCAAGTCCTCAACCAACTGCTCCAGCTTCGCGCGCGTCAGCTTCTTCACCAGGTGCTTCGGTCCGCTCGCGTCTGCCGTGATGAACGGGAGGTTGATCTCAGTTTCCAACGCGGTCGAAAGCTCAATCTTCGCGCGCTCTGCTGCATCCTTCAGACGCTGCAGGGCCATTTCGTTGCCCTTCGCACGGAGGTCTAGGCCTTCGTCCTTCTTGAACTCGTCAATCAACCAGTCCACAATCTTCTGGTCGATGTTGTCGCCACCCAGGTGCGTATCACCATTGGTCGACTTCACTTCGATCACGCCCTCGCCTACTTCCAATATCGAAATATCGAAGGTGCCGCCGCCAAAATCGTACACGGCAATCGTCTCGTCCTTCTTCTTGTCGAGACCGTAAGCCAATGCCGCGGCCGTCGGCTCGTTCACGATGCGTTTTACGTCAAGACCAGCGATCTTGCCGGCATCTTTCGTCGCCTGCCGCTGCGCGTCATTGAAGTACGCAGGAACTGTGATGACGGCTTCCGTCACTGAAGTGCCGAGGTAATCCTCGGCCGCCTTCTTCAGCTTCTGCAGAATCATCGCCGAGACCTCCGGCGGAGTGTATAGCTTGCCCTGCGCCTCCACGGCAACATGGTCACCCTGCTGCACTACCTTGTAGGGAACCATCTTCATCTCGTCGTTTACTTCGTTGTAACGACGCCCCATGAAGCGCTTGATCGAGTAAATCGTGTTCTGCGGGTTGGTGATAGCCTGGCGCTTCGCCACCTGGCCAACAAGGCGCTCACCGCTCTTGGTAAAGCCCACAACGGATGGCGTAGTCCTGCCACCCTCTTCGTTGGCGATCACCTTCGGCTCGCCGCCTTCCATTACGGCTACGACGGAGTTCGTCGTGCCCAAGTCAATTCCAATAATTTTTGCCATAGTCGTTTGCCCCACTGCCCTCGTGCTGGCTTCAGCGTTGAAATAGCTATTCTAGCTTCGCACTTGAGTCATTTATTGTCAACTTATCTGATGCCAGCATTTATATCCGGGATGCAATACTCTTATGACTTTCTAAGCTGCTGATTCCACGTTAAATACATCCGATCCGACCGGAACTGTATCTTAAGGAGGACAGCTCTTTCCCCTATGGACGACGCTCCAACCCAAGATTTCGACCCGCGGGACGCGACTGGGGGAGTAAACCCTTGGCTGATCGCCGTTTCCGTCATGCTGGCCACCTTCATGGAGGTGCTGGACACCGCCATCGCCTCGGTCGCCCTCCCGTACATCGCCGGATCTCTGTCTGCCTCGACCGACGAAGCGACATGGGTCCTGACCAGCTATCTGGTCGCCAACGCGGTCATTCTCCCGGCCAGCAACTGGTTTGCCCTCCGCTTCGGGCGCAAGCGCTTTCTCATCATCTGCGTCATCATTTTCACCATCGCCTCATTTTTCTGCGGAGCCGCGCCCTCCCTCGGCTTCATCCTCATCGCCCGCATTGTTCAGGGAGCAGGCGGGGGAGCCCTGCAGCCGCTCTCGCAAGCTATTCTGCTGGAGAGCTTTCCGCCCAAAAAGAGGGCCGCTGCCATGGCCGTCTTCGCTTTCGGCGTGGTAGTCGCGCCAATCCTCGGCCCCACCCTGGGTGGGTGGCTTACGGACACCTATAGCTGGCGCTACGCTTTTTACATCAATATTCCAATCGGTGTCCTGGCCGTTTTCATGATCAGCCGCTTCGTCCACGACCCGCCGTACATCAAGCATGCCAAGGCCGGCCCGTTCGATAATATCGGCTTCGGCCTCTTGGCCGTCTGGATAGGATGCCTCCAGGTTGTCCTCGACAAGGGCCAGGAGGACGACTGGTTTGGCGCCATCTGGATCCGCTGGGCGGTCGCCGCTGTGGTGGTCGGCTTCGTCTGGTTCATCATCCACTCGTTGCGGAAAAAGAATCCTCTGGTCAATCTCCGCGCCCTGAAGGATTGGAACTTCGCTGTCGGCTGTTCGCTGATGCTCGTCTTCGGCCTGAGTGTTTATTCCACCATCACCGTCCTCCCGCTCTTCTACCAGGAGGTTCTCGGATATACCGCCTTTACCGCTGGCTGGGTCGTGGGGCCGCGCGGTTTTGGAGCTATCGCCGCCATGCCTGTCGTCGGCATCCTGGGCAGCAGGATCGACGCGCGCTACCTGCTCACGTTTGGCTTTATGATCTTCGGCATTACCTCGCTGATCTTCGGGAATGTCACCACCGACATCAGCCCGACGACTCTGCTTTGGCCCATTATCATTACAGGATTTGCCCTGAGCTTCGTCTTCGTGCCGATTACTACTCAGGCCTACGGCACGCTCAGTAACGAGCAGATCGGGAACGCAAGCGGCATCTTCAATCTGGTGCGCAACATCGGAGGTTCGATCGGGATATCCGTCGCGCAGACCATGATTACCCGTCGCGCAGACCTCCACCAGCACGACCTCGCGAATTCCATTCCCCGTTCCAGCTACTGGCTCCAGCAGAGAATGAGTAGCATGACCACGTATCTAGGCCATCAGACAAATCCGGGCAATGCCGCAGCCGCCAGCCAGGCGCAGCTTTACCAGCAGCTGGGTCATCAGTCGCTGCTCTGGGCCTTTGTCGACGTCTTCCGCTACATCGCTCTGACCTGCTTTGGCTGCATCGTTCTCGTTTGGCTCTTCCGCAGGATCAAGCCCGGCAAGAAAGCTCCGGCAGGCGCCCATTGAGTCATCGTTTGTCTTCGTGAGTGCAAGCGAGGATCTGCAATTCCTTCGCGGTCGCACGAAAAAGGGGTGCCCCATCCTTTGCGCAGCAAAGGGTGGGAAAGCAAGACCTCAACCCAACCAAACCTAACTCGCCTGTACGAACTTCGTGATATGCACACTAAACTATCTCGGAGCAAGAAATTCAGGAGAGCCCTTGTCCCCACAGAACGTCTACGACGCCGTCGAGTATCCCGGATTCCCCTACGCCCACACCCATCCCGACCAGCTCGCCGTCATGTCGCTGCTTTATGGGCTTGAGCCCGCCCCCGTAGCCGGCTGCCGCGTTCTCGAAGTCGCCTGCAATGAGGGCGCGAACATCATCCCCATGGCCTACGCCATTCCCGGAGCCGAATTCGTCGGCTTCGACCTCGCGCCGGAGTGCATCGCGCGCGGACAGGCGCGTGTCCGCGAACTCGGTCTCAAGAACATTCGCATCTTCCAGGCCGATCTGCTCAAAGTGGGTCCGGAGCTGGGCGAATTCGACTACATCATCGCCCACGGTCTCTACGCCTGGGTGCCCGAACCGGTCCGCGACCGCCTGCTTGCGCTCTGCGGCGAGCTGCTCAAGCCCAACGGAGTCGCCTTCGTCAGCTACAACGCGCTCCCCGGCAGCCATCTGCGCCAGATGTTCCGCGAAATGATGGTCTTTCGCACGCAGGGCATCATCGATCCGGAAGAGCAGATCAAGACGGGAATCGAATTCATCGCGGCGCTCGCGGAAACACGCAAGGAAGGCGATGTCTACAAGACGCTGTTTGAGGAGCATCTCAAGCGCCTGCGCGTCAAGAACTGGAACGCCGTCTATCACGACGACTTCAGCCCCGTCTATCACCCGGTCTACTTCTCCCAGTTCATCGAGCACGCGGCGAAGCACGGACTGCAATACCTCACTGAAGCCGAACTGGTCGTACCCACCGATCCTTGTTTCAGAGCAGGCTTTCAGAGCGTCATCCAATCCGTCTCCGCTGACATGCTGGCGCAGGAGCAGATGCTCGACTTCGCCCGCATGCGCATGTATCGAGAAACGCTGCTCTGCCGCGCCCACCATCCGCTCAAGCGCAGGTTTCCGCCCGATTCCTTCCACCGCCTGCGCTTCGCATCATCAGCTGTCAGCGAGCCGGGCGAGGAAGCGTCCTCGCGCTTTTACACGCTCACCGGCGGCAAGAAGTTCCACTGCACGCACCCGGCAACCATCGCCATCATGGAAAAGCTGGTCGCAGCATGGCCTCATACCTTGAGCTATGACAACCTGATGCCGACGCTCGAAGAGCATGGCCTCACCCAACCCGACCAGGCAGCCATGCTGCTCCTGCAACTGGCAATTACGCAAATGATCGAGCTGCATGCATGGAATCCGCCCCTGGCCAGCGGCATCTCCGACCGTCCCCGCGCCACCGCCACCAGCCGCCTCGACACCGGCACGCGCGACTCCACCGCAACCCTATGGCACACGCAGGTCGATCTCTCGGATCCCATCGGTCGCCACTGCCTGCAACTGCTTGACGGCACGCGCAATCGCGCCGCCCTCCTCGAAGCCCTGAAAGCGAGATTTCCGGAGACACCTGTCGAAGAACTGGAGCAGAGAATGGAGCCAAACCTGCGCTTTGTTTATCGCGCCGGTCTACTCGAAGGTTAGGTATCGAAGGTTAAGTGCTGGCCGGTTCTTACAAGTGGCCAGAGGTTCGAAGATGGAAATATTCTTCGACCACGATCAGCATCAGCGTGGCAATGGACAGCACCATCTGCCAGCGTTCCATGCGGATTTTATGTGGGCTCAATGGCCGCATGCGCCATTGTGAGGCAGGACGGTTACGCAGGCGCCGAAGCTGCGCCAGAATCGCCAGATTCAACAGTGAGCCGGCCAGAGCCAGCACGATCATCGGTACCCGGATCCAGTTCGCGTGAAGCCGGTCCAGAAAAGTGGCAAGGCCGGCACTCACCACAACCGATCCCACGCCGATGATGAGCCGGAGGCCGTCAACCGCGGCGAAAAAGGTGCAAACGCTCTGCAGAACCGCGAAGAAAAAGCTCGATAATGCGATCGCTCTCCGCGTGTTGCCGCTCTGCTCCGGAATCGGCTCCGACGGCTGACCTGAGATCGGTCGTTTCTCTTGAATCTTTGACACGGGGAAAGCAGGCTCTCAACTCCTTTATACAAGAATCGCGATGAAATATTGCAGCGCCAGCTACCAGCTTTCTAACGATGCCGGGATGCGGAATCGCCACGCGGAGCGCAAGTTCGCCGCCAAAGGAATAGCCCATCACGTCCACATTCTCGATACTGAGACGCAACACAAAAGCGGCCACATCTTCCAGCGCTTCAAAACTGAACAGACGGTCAATGTCGGCTCTGCGTCCCTGCGTCTCGAGGTCCGCAGCAATCGCGTGCCTGTTCTTAGCAAGCTCCGGCATGATCGCGCCGAACATCCCGCTTAGGTCCGCCCCTCCTTCGATCAGGATCAGTGGCCGCTCCACATCCTGAATCGCGCCGTGAATCTCGTAATACATTGTCAGGCCGCTACCCGGAGCGTTTCCCGATGGAACCGCAGTCGGCTGCGCATAGGCGACGCCTACTGTCGCCGACGAGAAAACCAGATTAACGATGATCCTTGCCAGGAGACCCCTTCTGCGTGCCATCTCGAAATCCCTCTCTGTCCATACGTCGAACAGAAACGCGTGAAATCGACACCCGGCGAATTTTTCGTTACGAAAAAGCAATAAATTTTAGTCGTTGCAACGAATAGTGGCGTGGAATTATGAGCAGAATTGCTAAACTTGAATTAGGCGGTAATTCTGACGAGCCAAAGGCGACGAAGAATCGAGAGGGTCCAGAGTACCCGCAACGGCATACCCTTCACCGAAAATCCCGGCCAACGCTTGATAAATGGATGATTCCAGGGAATTTAAGAAAACTACCCCGTCTAAGTTGCTGAAAATAAACGATCTCCGTGCGTGTAATCGTCGTAAAGAATTGAAAAGAAGGAATTTGCGAAAACAGGGGGGAGGGTCAGATCGAGTCTTCGAGCGGCCCGAACCTTCGCGCATGCTGGTCATAGACCTCGATCGCTCCGCTCATGATGTCGTAATACCAGCCGTGAACCTGCAAGGTTTCCTTAGCCAGTCCGGCGGCAATTTCCGGATGCGTCTTGAGGTTGTGTAACTGGGCGACGATGTTGGCATGGATCAGCGCTGTATGCTGCGCTTTCTTGTCACCGATCGGGTCGCCCGGCTCGCGGTATTGCCACGTCGCCTCCACATACTTGAGCCACTTGGAAGTCATCGGAAGCCGGCTCATGTCCTTCTTGTCGAGAACAGCCTTCACCGCCCCGCAATCCGAATGGCCGCACAGGATCACATGCTTCACCTTGAGAACTTCGACAGCGTATTCCACCGTCGCCGAAACACCCCCAGCCGCCTCGCCAAAGGGAGGCACAACGTTCCCGGCATTCCGGCAGATAAATAAATCTCCCGGCTCCGTCTGCAGAATCAGATCAGGAACAACCCGCGAGTCGGCACAGGTAATGAACAACACATCAGGAGCCTGACGCTCCGCCAGCAGATGAAAATTGTCCTTCCGCTGCGGAAAGACATCCTTGCGAAACCGCAGATAGCCGTGAACAAGATGCTTCATGCCTGCTTCTTTGTAACAGACAAATGTTCGAGCGCCGCCAATTTGTCATCCTGACCCGGAACGCAGTGAAGGGGAAGGATCTGTTTCTCGCGTCAGTCGCCACAAATCTGTGAAAACAGGACACGTCAGCAGAACAAGCTAATTCGTAGTGGTCCCTTGAAGCAGCCAGGCGCAATTCTCCACGCGCTTCTCACCATCGTGCACGCAGAAGACCTTTGGTTTGCCGCTTGCCGTCGTGCTCCAGAGCGAGACTCCGGCATAAGCGCCATCCTTGCGAAGGATGTAGTAGATCATGTCGAGATAGCGAACCTTGTTCATGTCACCGTTGTAGTTACGAACAATCCGCCGCAGCGCTTCAAGCCCGGCTTCCTTCGGCGTCATACCCTGGCGCATGCAATCGACGATGGTATGCGCGCCGGCAACCTTGATGTTCTCCTCGCCGGATCCAGTAGCGCCCGCCGAGCCCACATCCTGATCGGTGTAACAGCCCGCTCCGATGATCGGCGAGTCGCCAAGTCGGCCCGGAATCTTCCACGCCTGTCCGGAAG
This genomic window contains:
- the dnaK gene encoding molecular chaperone DnaK, yielding MAKIIGIDLGTTNSVVAVMEGGEPKVIANEEGGRTTPSVVGFTKSGERLVGQVAKRQAITNPQNTIYSIKRFMGRRYNEVNDEMKMVPYKVVQQGDHVAVEAQGKLYTPPEVSAMILQKLKKAAEDYLGTSVTEAVITVPAYFNDAQRQATKDAGKIAGLDVKRIVNEPTAAALAYGLDKKKDETIAVYDFGGGTFDISILEVGEGVIEVKSTNGDTHLGGDNIDQKIVDWLIDEFKKDEGLDLRAKGNEMALQRLKDAAERAKIELSTALETEINLPFITADASGPKHLVKKLTRAKLEQLVEDLIQRSLEPCKKAMADAGVDASKIDEVVLVGGQTRMPRIQQLVKELFGKEPHKGVNPDEVVAIGAAVQAGVLSGEVKDLLLLDVTPLTLSIETLGAVATPMIPRNTTIPTKKTETFSTAADSQTEVEVHVLQGERPMAQQNRTLGKFKLSGIPPAPRGIPQIEVTFDIDANGILNVTAKDNATGKDQKITITSSSGLSKEEVERMAKDAEAHSAEDKTKRDEIEARNGLDNLVYNIEKMLKESGDKVSGSDKTDVENALADAKKTLEGSPSASELNAAREKLTAASHKLAEAMYKANAAGPAAGAPTDGAQAASDTAEQKKDEGVIDAEYVDVDEKK
- a CDS encoding carbonic anhydrase; amino-acid sequence: MKHLVHGYLRFRKDVFPQRKDNFHLLAERQAPDVLFITCADSRVVPDLILQTEPGDLFICRNAGNVVPPFGEAAGGVSATVEYAVEVLKVKHVILCGHSDCGAVKAVLDKKDMSRLPMTSKWLKYVEATWQYREPGDPIGDKKAQHTALIHANIVAQLHNLKTHPEIAAGLAKETLQVHGWYYDIMSGAIEVYDQHARRFGPLEDSI
- a CDS encoding alpha/beta fold hydrolase, whose product is MARRRGLLARIIVNLVFSSATVGVAYAQPTAVPSGNAPGSGLTMYYEIHGAIQDVERPLILIEGGADLSGMFGAIMPELAKNRHAIAADLETQGRRADIDRLFSFEALEDVAAFVLRLSIENVDVMGYSFGGELALRVAIPHPGIVRKLVAGAAIFHRDSCIKELRACFPRVKDSRETTDLRSAVGADSGAERQHAESDRIIELFLRGSAERLHLFRRG
- a CDS encoding DHA2 family efflux MFS transporter permease subunit, producing MDDAPTQDFDPRDATGGVNPWLIAVSVMLATFMEVLDTAIASVALPYIAGSLSASTDEATWVLTSYLVANAVILPASNWFALRFGRKRFLIICVIIFTIASFFCGAAPSLGFILIARIVQGAGGGALQPLSQAILLESFPPKKRAAAMAVFAFGVVVAPILGPTLGGWLTDTYSWRYAFYINIPIGVLAVFMISRFVHDPPYIKHAKAGPFDNIGFGLLAVWIGCLQVVLDKGQEDDWFGAIWIRWAVAAVVVGFVWFIIHSLRKKNPLVNLRALKDWNFAVGCSLMLVFGLSVYSTITVLPLFYQEVLGYTAFTAGWVVGPRGFGAIAAMPVVGILGSRIDARYLLTFGFMIFGITSLIFGNVTTDISPTTLLWPIIITGFALSFVFVPITTQAYGTLSNEQIGNASGIFNLVRNIGGSIGISVAQTMITRRADLHQHDLANSIPRSSYWLQQRMSSMTTYLGHQTNPGNAAAASQAQLYQQLGHQSLLWAFVDVFRYIALTCFGCIVLVWLFRRIKPGKKAPAGAH
- a CDS encoding methyltransferase regulatory domain-containing protein; translated protein: MSPQNVYDAVEYPGFPYAHTHPDQLAVMSLLYGLEPAPVAGCRVLEVACNEGANIIPMAYAIPGAEFVGFDLAPECIARGQARVRELGLKNIRIFQADLLKVGPELGEFDYIIAHGLYAWVPEPVRDRLLALCGELLKPNGVAFVSYNALPGSHLRQMFREMMVFRTQGIIDPEEQIKTGIEFIAALAETRKEGDVYKTLFEEHLKRLRVKNWNAVYHDDFSPVYHPVYFSQFIEHAAKHGLQYLTEAELVVPTDPCFRAGFQSVIQSVSADMLAQEQMLDFARMRMYRETLLCRAHHPLKRRFPPDSFHRLRFASSAVSEPGEEASSRFYTLTGGKKFHCTHPATIAIMEKLVAAWPHTLSYDNLMPTLEEHGLTQPDQAAMLLLQLAITQMIELHAWNPPLASGISDRPRATATSRLDTGTRDSTATLWHTQVDLSDPIGRHCLQLLDGTRNRAALLEALKARFPETPVEELEQRMEPNLRFVYRAGLLEG